From Echinicola soli, a single genomic window includes:
- a CDS encoding OmpA family protein, whose translation MNKIFKAAFVIIFALLVYERSYGQQALLRYADKEYGLLHYQESAEAYERAYEKRGKYRAAKGAAISHEKMNDYQSAYEWWQKVIGFEEAVTDDYVHFTAAANYEGKLEEVKAALDTLPDREGLDPLNLDSLQYWYASSSKMALEPVPGINSNASDYGLVKDAQGNMYFTSDRGKTGNAKKSAVRLDLSGRMNEDIYEWTGRDFLHVYKADSTGAISSLEVPVPDSYHFADPFFVNGGKKVFYTVTRKVKRQNGKKIKPANSVNPEMDYGQRADSYIDYHSELYFSQVGEDGKFADYKPVPWNDATGYSVITPFVDEEAGKLYFASDMPGGFGGYDIYEVSFDDDFNFGTPENLGELINSAEDERDPFLMDDTFYFSSNGHFGLGGFDLFSAGYRSGTFSGLKNLGIPYNSPRDDFGFLLADGGKMYLSSDRSGGAGLDDIYTMQTMLMRFLGRVVDCEGGLVSDGFMAEMIKKDEQRALTLDRETAGEIKRDLEPGEDYALKISKRGYFPVYDDQIKAEAENGLVEREYTLVPIPYRRTVFVDLVYYDLDKAVIRSDAMAVLDKVAELMVSQSYLDLQVRSHTDARASNDYNEKLSNSRADAVAAYLEGKGISSERVHEAWYGEEELVNNCGDGQPCPEWKHQLNRRSELVLMAFSEEGKEYELPADLKDLCETPNLGVTMNVPTIYFDFDKYILRPESVSQLDRVALLLKERPEMELALAGHTDIRGSESYNEVLSEQRAEVVRDYLISLGIEEGRISYKWYGKTRPVHDCSGSPCTAADHQLNRRTEIMLMLDGLNINDTSSPASTGEGMSALPKATEEIYLISGVFSSKENAEEYLKVLDQKGFDQAKYFFNTDDQLFYCYVTTFDSFYDASKRLEHYKSKGLGNAWVKKI comes from the coding sequence ATGAACAAGATTTTTAAAGCAGCATTTGTTATCATTTTTGCGTTGCTGGTGTACGAAAGAAGCTATGGCCAGCAGGCACTTTTGCGGTATGCGGATAAAGAATATGGACTATTGCATTATCAAGAATCCGCTGAAGCGTATGAACGGGCTTATGAAAAGCGTGGGAAATATCGGGCTGCCAAAGGCGCCGCGATCAGCCATGAAAAGATGAACGATTATCAGTCCGCCTATGAGTGGTGGCAGAAGGTTATCGGCTTTGAGGAGGCTGTGACGGATGATTATGTCCATTTTACGGCAGCAGCCAATTACGAAGGCAAACTCGAGGAGGTAAAGGCGGCACTGGACACATTGCCGGACCGTGAAGGTTTGGATCCTCTCAATTTGGATTCGCTTCAATACTGGTATGCCTCTTCCTCAAAAATGGCACTGGAACCTGTGCCGGGGATTAATAGCAATGCTTCCGACTATGGTTTGGTGAAGGATGCTCAAGGCAATATGTACTTCACTTCTGATCGGGGTAAAACAGGCAATGCGAAAAAATCCGCTGTGCGACTTGACCTGTCCGGAAGGATGAATGAGGATATTTATGAATGGACGGGAAGGGATTTTTTGCATGTTTATAAAGCGGATAGCACAGGAGCCATTAGCTCCTTGGAAGTTCCTGTGCCGGATAGTTACCACTTTGCGGATCCTTTCTTCGTAAATGGGGGCAAAAAAGTATTCTATACCGTCACTAGAAAGGTGAAGCGTCAGAATGGAAAAAAAATTAAACCTGCCAATAGCGTAAACCCAGAGATGGACTATGGCCAGCGGGCCGATTCCTATATTGATTATCACTCTGAATTGTACTTCAGCCAGGTAGGCGAAGACGGGAAGTTTGCCGATTATAAACCTGTTCCTTGGAATGATGCCACAGGGTATTCGGTGATCACACCTTTTGTGGATGAAGAAGCAGGAAAGCTATACTTCGCCTCGGATATGCCAGGAGGTTTTGGGGGGTATGACATTTATGAAGTGAGCTTTGATGATGATTTTAACTTTGGCACCCCCGAGAATCTGGGAGAGCTGATCAATAGCGCTGAAGATGAGCGGGATCCGTTTTTGATGGATGATACGTTTTATTTTTCATCCAATGGTCATTTTGGCTTAGGGGGATTTGATCTGTTTAGTGCAGGCTATCGGAGCGGGACATTTTCGGGACTGAAAAACCTCGGGATTCCCTATAATTCGCCGCGCGATGATTTTGGATTTCTGTTGGCTGATGGTGGCAAAATGTACCTCTCTAGTGATCGCAGTGGTGGTGCAGGGCTGGACGATATTTATACCATGCAGACGATGTTGATGCGCTTTCTTGGCAGGGTGGTTGATTGTGAAGGAGGGCTGGTCAGTGATGGTTTTATGGCTGAGATGATCAAGAAAGATGAGCAGCGGGCATTAACGCTCGATCGGGAAACGGCAGGTGAAATCAAGCGTGACTTGGAGCCTGGGGAAGATTATGCCTTAAAGATAAGCAAGCGAGGTTATTTCCCCGTTTATGATGACCAGATCAAGGCAGAAGCCGAAAATGGACTGGTTGAGCGAGAGTACACGCTAGTTCCCATACCCTATAGAAGGACAGTATTCGTGGATCTGGTGTACTACGACTTGGACAAAGCGGTCATTCGGTCTGATGCCATGGCTGTGTTGGATAAGGTGGCTGAGTTGATGGTTTCCCAGTCTTACCTGGATTTACAGGTACGTTCCCATACTGATGCCCGGGCATCCAATGATTACAATGAAAAGCTCAGCAACTCGAGGGCCGATGCTGTAGCAGCTTATTTGGAAGGTAAGGGTATTTCGTCAGAGCGGGTTCATGAGGCCTGGTACGGAGAGGAAGAATTGGTCAATAATTGTGGCGACGGTCAGCCCTGTCCAGAGTGGAAGCACCAGCTCAATCGCCGCAGTGAATTAGTGTTGATGGCATTTTCTGAGGAGGGCAAGGAGTACGAACTGCCTGCCGACCTGAAGGATTTGTGCGAGACGCCAAACCTCGGAGTTACGATGAATGTGCCGACTATTTATTTTGACTTTGACAAATACATCCTTCGTCCCGAGAGTGTTTCCCAATTGGACAGAGTGGCCCTGCTGCTAAAGGAACGACCTGAAATGGAGTTGGCATTGGCAGGTCATACCGATATCCGGGGTTCTGAAAGCTATAATGAAGTGCTCTCTGAACAGCGTGCCGAGGTAGTCAGGGATTATCTGATCAGCTTAGGGATCGAGGAAGGCCGGATTAGTTATAAATGGTATGGCAAAACCCGTCCGGTACATGATTGCTCCGGTAGTCCGTGTACAGCGGCCGATCACCAACTTAACCGACGCACAGAGATCATGCTAATGCTGGATGGATTAAATATCAATGATACATCCAGTCCTGCTTCCACTGGTGAAGGAATGTCTGCCTTACCCAAGGCCACCGAAGAAATTTATCTCATTTCAGGTGTATTTAGCTCCAAAGAAAATGCAGAGGAGTACCTGAAAGTACTTGACCAGAAAGGTTTTGACCAAGCAAAATACTTCTTTAATACAGACGATCAGCTTTTTTATTGTTATGTGACCACCTTTGATAGTTTTTATGATGCTTCCAAAAGGCTGGAACATTACAAGTCCAAAGGCCTGGGAAATGCTTGGGTGAAGAAGATTTAG
- a CDS encoding helix-turn-helix domain-containing protein, whose amino-acid sequence MEENSISSKLKGLRSSKGISQELLAEEAGVSLRTVQRIESGTSKPSGSTCQRLAEALGISPDVFIDPNLMENTDFLKKLSLSALSFILFPLLGILVPSVLWVLYKDKVKGIDEVARPLINFQITWTLLCVLLPFLIMPLLFVLLEIAMGVFGLHIDLSFISFFEAKLIWFLMYVYNATVTVVNTFNIHDNKATRYFPTVKFLRLK is encoded by the coding sequence ATGGAAGAAAATAGTATTTCATCAAAACTAAAAGGGCTTAGGTCAAGTAAAGGGATTTCTCAGGAGTTGCTGGCAGAAGAGGCGGGAGTAAGCCTGCGGACAGTCCAGCGCATAGAGAGTGGTACTTCAAAACCAAGTGGATCTACTTGCCAGCGTTTGGCCGAGGCATTAGGTATAAGTCCCGATGTTTTTATCGATCCCAATCTAATGGAGAACACGGATTTTCTAAAAAAGCTAAGCTTGTCGGCGCTATCATTTATCCTTTTCCCATTACTGGGAATTTTAGTACCTTCTGTACTTTGGGTGCTTTACAAGGATAAAGTTAAAGGAATTGATGAGGTAGCAAGACCGCTCATTAATTTTCAAATTACCTGGACACTTTTATGCGTGTTGCTTCCTTTTTTGATAATGCCTCTGCTGTTTGTATTATTGGAGATAGCAATGGGGGTGTTTGGGCTGCACATTGATTTGTCTTTTATCAGTTTTTTTGAAGCTAAATTGATATGGTTTCTAATGTATGTTTACAATGCTACGGTGACAGTAGTCAATACATTTAATATCCATGACAATAAGGCGACCAGATACTTTCCCACAGTCAAATTTTTGAGGCTCAAGTAA